In a genomic window of Arachnia rubra:
- the recD gene encoding exodeoxyribonuclease V subunit alpha, translating to MTRPEVPVAATGLLRTFAEAGMIHVADFHLARRMAAYCGEHDEQVLLALALTVRELRLGSVCLDLAAAPELIVPSEADDGSAAEPIELPWPEPDAWAATVSASPAVAGPDAGPRPFRLVNDLLYLDRFFAEEQSLMAQLKHRSALPDLPSPGQLTSPPGMTPDPTQDAAVAAATRARTSVITGGPGSGKTTVVSRIIDTLTAQGPVTVALTAPTGKAAARLETAVRDRLQHPERTALTAGTLHRVIGVVPGRAERTHDALNPLPLDVVIVDETSMVSITLMSWLLEAVADTTRLILIGDPNQLASVEAGAVLADISAAPDLVTSPGGPAVVQLGGSHRNLGDVAQLADSIRDGDADACLALLEQSETCTLIPFTGVESLRDLPALATSLETAARQGLDAALAGDGAGAVRALEKHRLLCAHREGPFGTGHWQQAVRNHLAGRFPGYALEVGAYPGQPLIVTRNSDVVSNGDVAVIVKTGGQLLAAVDRGGHAELLNPLLLDATQELHAMTIHKSQGSQFEQVSVILPPAGSPLLTRELLYTAVTRAESEVWLYGSPEALRKAVETKARRASGLLRTAVPETLG from the coding sequence ATGACGAGACCTGAGGTCCCAGTCGCCGCGACGGGACTGTTGAGAACCTTCGCCGAGGCCGGGATGATCCACGTGGCAGATTTCCACCTGGCCCGCAGGATGGCTGCCTATTGCGGGGAACACGATGAACAGGTGCTGCTGGCTCTCGCCCTGACGGTACGGGAGCTGCGCCTAGGGTCGGTGTGCCTGGACCTGGCGGCAGCACCGGAGCTGATCGTCCCCAGTGAGGCTGACGACGGCTCGGCGGCGGAACCCATCGAACTCCCCTGGCCTGAGCCCGACGCCTGGGCGGCAACAGTGTCGGCCTCACCTGCGGTCGCAGGGCCGGATGCCGGGCCACGCCCGTTTCGCCTGGTCAACGACCTGCTCTACCTTGACAGGTTCTTCGCGGAGGAGCAGAGCCTGATGGCCCAGCTCAAACACCGCAGCGCGCTGCCTGACCTGCCCTCCCCCGGTCAGCTGACCTCACCTCCCGGCATGACACCGGACCCTACCCAGGACGCTGCGGTGGCGGCTGCCACCCGGGCCCGCACCAGCGTCATCACCGGCGGGCCCGGGTCGGGAAAGACGACGGTGGTCTCCCGGATCATCGACACTTTGACGGCCCAGGGTCCTGTCACCGTCGCCCTGACCGCCCCCACCGGCAAAGCGGCCGCCCGCCTGGAGACCGCGGTGCGGGACAGACTCCAACACCCGGAGAGGACGGCATTGACCGCGGGGACGCTGCACCGGGTCATCGGCGTGGTCCCAGGCCGGGCTGAACGCACCCACGACGCGCTCAACCCGCTGCCCCTCGATGTGGTGATCGTGGACGAGACCTCCATGGTGTCGATCACGCTGATGTCGTGGCTGCTGGAGGCAGTCGCTGACACCACCCGGTTGATCCTGATCGGCGACCCCAACCAGCTGGCATCGGTGGAGGCCGGGGCGGTGCTGGCCGATATCTCGGCCGCGCCCGATCTGGTCACCTCCCCCGGCGGGCCAGCTGTCGTACAGCTCGGGGGCAGCCACCGCAACCTCGGTGATGTGGCGCAGCTGGCAGATTCCATCCGCGACGGCGACGCCGATGCCTGCCTGGCGCTCCTGGAGCAGTCGGAGACATGCACGCTGATTCCGTTCACGGGCGTGGAGTCCCTGCGTGACCTGCCCGCACTCGCCACCAGCCTTGAGACGGCGGCCCGCCAGGGTTTGGATGCAGCCCTGGCGGGTGACGGGGCGGGGGCTGTCAGGGCCCTTGAGAAGCACCGGCTGCTGTGCGCGCACCGCGAAGGCCCTTTCGGCACCGGTCACTGGCAGCAGGCGGTGCGGAACCACTTGGCAGGACGGTTCCCCGGGTATGCCCTCGAGGTGGGTGCCTATCCGGGACAGCCTCTGATCGTCACCCGCAACTCGGATGTGGTCAGCAACGGTGACGTGGCGGTGATCGTCAAGACCGGCGGGCAGCTGCTGGCGGCTGTGGATCGTGGCGGGCATGCGGAACTACTGAATCCGCTGCTCCTCGACGCCACGCAGGAGCTGCACGCCATGACCATCCACAAATCGCAGGGCAGCCAGTTCGAGCAGGTCAGCGTCATCCTGCCCCCAGCCGGGTCCCCGCTGCTGACACGAGAACTGCTGTACACGGCGGTGACCAGGGCCGAGTCGGAGGTCTGGCTCTATGGCTCCCCGGAAGCACTGCGCAAAGCCGTCGAGACCAAGGCTAGGCGAGCCAGCGGGCTGCTGCGAACTGCGGTCCCCGAAACGCTAGGCTAA
- a CDS encoding UvrD-helicase domain-containing protein, translated as MIPFDITGPLPDGPMLLEASAGTGKTWTIAGLAVRHIAEAGVPIGQLLLITFSNAAAQELRGRVHSRIVSVAADLSSMLAGEATPADPVSQLLGTDRHARRYLQRLHAALDDFGTAAITTIHSFCQGQLESLGMLGDWDSADQVVADVSTLVRECATDEYLASYLNQPAPPLDARRALLVAATAAPSRLPLASPDQELLDFQARVRERFTRRRRELGLVSFDDLPGRLRELVGSSAAAEQVRTELRRRFPVVLVDEFQDTDPDQWDILRRTFVDADAMITLIGDPKQSIYGFRNADLGSYLEAAKVVRHRATLETNHRSEPGVVAGVAELFGNVSLGSGGIQVTPVRSIRSPEDGVLVLTDAPTARIWLRGHGPGATDNPDRAVAGDVVAHVRSLLAGARIRGKDGERRIGPQDIAVLTRTRDRGLALTADLHAAGLPATWHGPGSALDSPAVADWLAVLAAVAQPTRARILQAALGNLLGLPATDLLTERTETEASQRVHELARCFAAGGVVSLTSELLVGAAPHLAHLSDGERRLADLTQVGELLASSGATSLDSLQAWLSTQAARPAGELTTRLASDQAAVRVCTMHSAKGLEFPIVLLPQVSVTEVNLRGAFPYVDAAHRRVLHVGARPGYRDELALVARQQARAEELRLLYVGLTRARHLAIAWHVMDRRALGGPLTALLCRDRSVPQLNPDYARLPSAFGFDPELVHLSPVTATPWGSDLPVPEPEAPPGSLHTARFTRDIDQQWRRTSYSGLTAGLHEQALDEPEELDLALEADTGPVTASPMNDLPAGARFGTLVHEVLEQADWNHLEHLSQVTESRAPLFGLDTEQAQQLAEALKLVVTTPLGGLCEEALADLPVRDRLAELDFDLPLGDRGRASLVADLAHALSQHLPASDPLAAYPERLVRTEAAQATLKGFLTGSIDAVLKLPTGRFTVVDYKTNRLPTPPGQDLAAEHYSPPAMAEAMMQAHYPLQALLYCAALHRFLAWRLPGYCPEQHLGGVGYLFVRGMAGPRTPVVGGGRCGVFEWFPPATLVVEVSELLGGCHDET; from the coding sequence ATGATCCCCTTCGATATCACCGGTCCCCTGCCCGATGGGCCGATGCTACTGGAGGCCAGCGCCGGGACGGGTAAGACCTGGACCATCGCCGGGCTTGCGGTCCGTCACATTGCCGAGGCGGGAGTGCCCATAGGCCAGCTGCTGCTGATCACCTTCAGCAATGCCGCCGCCCAGGAGTTGCGGGGACGCGTCCACTCCCGGATCGTCTCGGTCGCCGCCGACCTATCGTCGATGCTGGCGGGGGAAGCCACCCCGGCGGACCCGGTCTCGCAACTCCTGGGCACAGACCGCCACGCCAGGCGCTACCTGCAGCGGCTACACGCAGCCCTGGATGATTTCGGCACCGCAGCCATCACCACCATCCACTCGTTCTGCCAGGGGCAGCTGGAGAGCCTGGGCATGCTGGGTGACTGGGACAGCGCCGACCAGGTGGTGGCCGATGTCTCCACGCTGGTGCGGGAATGCGCCACCGACGAGTACCTGGCCAGTTACCTCAACCAGCCTGCTCCCCCGCTGGATGCACGGCGCGCGCTCCTGGTCGCCGCCACAGCGGCCCCATCGCGCCTTCCTTTGGCCTCGCCGGACCAGGAGCTGCTGGATTTTCAGGCACGGGTGCGGGAACGCTTCACGCGACGACGGCGTGAGCTAGGGCTGGTCAGCTTCGACGATCTGCCCGGCAGGCTGAGAGAGCTGGTGGGCAGCTCCGCGGCCGCCGAGCAGGTGCGTACGGAGCTGCGCCGCCGCTTCCCCGTCGTGCTGGTGGACGAGTTCCAGGACACCGACCCGGACCAGTGGGACATCCTGAGACGCACCTTCGTGGATGCGGATGCGATGATCACCCTGATCGGCGACCCCAAGCAGTCGATCTACGGCTTCCGCAACGCCGATCTCGGCTCCTACCTGGAGGCAGCGAAAGTGGTGCGGCACCGCGCGACCCTGGAGACCAACCACCGCAGCGAGCCCGGGGTGGTGGCCGGGGTGGCGGAGCTGTTTGGCAACGTTTCCCTGGGCAGCGGCGGCATCCAGGTCACCCCTGTGCGTTCCATCCGGAGCCCGGAGGATGGGGTGCTTGTCCTCACCGACGCCCCCACGGCCCGCATCTGGCTACGCGGCCACGGCCCCGGAGCCACTGACAACCCGGATCGTGCCGTCGCCGGGGACGTGGTGGCTCACGTGCGGTCGCTGCTGGCCGGAGCACGCATCCGCGGCAAGGACGGGGAACGCAGGATCGGCCCGCAGGACATCGCGGTCCTCACCCGCACCCGTGACCGCGGCCTGGCGCTGACAGCTGATCTGCACGCCGCTGGGCTGCCCGCCACCTGGCATGGTCCTGGCTCTGCCCTCGACTCGCCTGCGGTCGCCGACTGGCTGGCAGTGCTCGCCGCGGTCGCACAGCCGACCCGTGCCCGTATCCTTCAAGCGGCTCTGGGGAATCTGCTCGGGCTGCCTGCCACCGACCTGTTGACTGAACGCACTGAGACCGAGGCATCGCAGCGCGTACACGAGCTGGCCAGGTGTTTCGCGGCAGGCGGCGTGGTGTCACTGACCAGCGAGCTACTGGTCGGCGCTGCCCCTCACCTGGCGCATCTCAGCGATGGGGAACGCCGCCTGGCCGACCTCACCCAGGTCGGCGAACTGTTGGCGTCCTCGGGGGCCACCAGCCTCGACAGCCTCCAGGCCTGGTTGAGCACGCAGGCAGCGAGGCCGGCGGGTGAGCTGACCACCCGGCTGGCGTCGGACCAGGCAGCGGTCCGGGTATGCACCATGCACTCGGCCAAGGGGCTGGAGTTCCCAATAGTGCTCCTGCCGCAGGTCAGTGTCACAGAGGTGAACCTGCGTGGTGCTTTTCCGTATGTGGACGCCGCGCACCGCCGGGTGCTGCACGTGGGTGCTCGTCCCGGGTACCGGGACGAGCTGGCCCTGGTCGCCAGGCAGCAGGCGCGTGCCGAGGAGCTGCGGCTGCTCTACGTGGGGCTCACCCGTGCCAGGCACTTGGCTATCGCGTGGCATGTGATGGACCGGCGTGCCTTAGGAGGTCCTCTGACGGCGCTGCTGTGCCGTGACCGCTCGGTCCCACAGCTCAACCCCGACTACGCCCGGCTGCCATCTGCTTTCGGTTTCGACCCGGAGCTGGTGCACCTGTCACCGGTCACCGCCACCCCCTGGGGCAGCGATCTTCCAGTCCCGGAGCCCGAGGCCCCGCCCGGAAGCCTTCACACCGCCCGTTTCACCCGTGACATCGACCAGCAGTGGCGGCGCACCTCGTATTCCGGACTCACCGCGGGCCTCCACGAGCAGGCCCTGGATGAGCCTGAGGAGCTGGATCTGGCACTGGAAGCGGACACGGGACCTGTCACCGCCTCACCCATGAACGATCTGCCCGCAGGCGCCCGCTTCGGGACACTCGTGCATGAGGTCTTGGAGCAGGCGGATTGGAACCATCTAGAGCATCTGTCCCAGGTGACCGAGTCGAGGGCTCCGCTGTTCGGGCTGGACACAGAGCAGGCGCAGCAGCTTGCTGAGGCGCTGAAACTGGTGGTGACCACTCCCCTGGGCGGACTCTGCGAGGAGGCCCTGGCGGACCTGCCGGTCAGGGACCGGCTGGCGGAACTGGACTTCGACCTGCCACTGGGAGATCGTGGCAGGGCATCGCTCGTCGCGGATTTGGCGCATGCGCTGTCCCAGCACCTGCCCGCCTCCGACCCGCTGGCCGCCTATCCGGAGCGGCTTGTCCGTACCGAAGCCGCCCAGGCGACGTTGAAGGGCTTCCTGACCGGTTCCATCGACGCGGTGCTGAAACTGCCGACGGGAAGGTTCACGGTGGTGGACTACAAGACCAACCGGCTTCCCACCCCTCCCGGCCAGGACCTGGCCGCCGAACACTACTCGCCTCCCGCCATGGCGGAGGCGATGATGCAGGCCCACTACCCGCTCCAGGCGCTGCTGTACTGCGCGGCCCTGCACCGTTTCTTGGCCTGGCGGCTGCCCGGCTACTGCCCCGAGCAGCATCTGGGTGGGGTGGGTTACCTGTTCGTGCGGGGCATGGCTGGGCCTCGCACACCGGTCGTGGGGGGCGGGCGCTGCGGCGTCTTCGAGTGGTTCCCCCCGGCCACGCTCGTGGTGGAGGTCTCTGAGCTGCTGGGAGGATGTCATGACGAGACCTGA